The Nicotiana tomentosiformis chromosome 2, ASM39032v3, whole genome shotgun sequence genome includes the window ATTCCAAAACTGGGACAATTTTGATAATAAGCTTTCTGCATAGAAAAGAAAAAATCTCTTCTCTGAAACAATATAAGTCTGCATGCAAAATACTATTTAGCAGAGCATAGTTGACTGAAAAACCCTCGGACACTTCGTAGAATATCACATCAGCTTTCCACTACACCAATGCAGTCTCAGTTTACCAAAAGTGAAAAGAATTAAAAATGAATGTGATTCTTGAAAAATGGCATAAAATTTTGGACTTAAAACCAAATGATTTCTGGAGAGAAATGAACACTATACATAAAGGAAAGAACCTATAAATTTCTGCacttaaaataagaaaatatggTATGAAAACCATAGAGAAAACAAAGATCCCTTTCACCTTTAGAACCATATAGAACTAAAAGCATGTAGAGCATTGCAAATGACTCCAAGAAATGTTCACCAAAATTCAATTAATTCTTTTGAACTATATAATATACACTTTACAGTTTTTAAGATCAAGAAGCTAAACTGTATTCACTAAAATGTCTCCGGTTCGACATAACTACATTATTACCTAATCTTACCCCCTAAAGAATGAAAACATCAGAAACTAAAACTTTACTGGTTATGCCTAATTTTAGCATTGTCCCTGCCTTACCAAGTAGTCGCGGACGGCAGACCTATCAGTCACCAGAAACTACATTGTAAAGCCTAAGGGACGCCAATGATAATTTTATCCTCAACACATAACATGGAGATGAAATCTAAAAACAAAACCAATAGCAGCTGTGAATTGCACAATCATGCAACAGACTTTTCTCCTTCAAGTGGGGACTCCTCTTGTGTCATCCAGCTCCTCTCAGCCGAACAGGGCCGGCCAAGTTTCTGCCAACAAAATGTTATCAGTCATAAAACATCAACCTGAATGCAACACATACACATGAAATTCATGTTTAGCTTGAAAAGTGCAGGTTTTCTAATCAATACAACAAAACTCTCAATTGACAACCAGGACCTACTGAGCTGTTATAGAAAGAAAATTCCAAGTCATTGTGCAAGAACCAATCTTACATTTCTCTTTCACCAAAAGTTTAAAAAATCAATGTGTTAATTTAGATACTTTTTTGATTTATTATTTTGCTTAAATAAGTTAAGCTCTGCATGCTAAACTGTTCTACCGAACTGCTTCTTTGAAGGAAGTGAACCTTCAAGGCTTCAGCTAGAATATTTTGCCTGCTATCTTCTTGTCTTTTTGGGCAAAATATGAACTAGTAAATACACATATCAGGTAATAAATATTTTCAGCTCTTCGATAGAGCTTTAGACTATTTGTGCATAGCTTATATGACATTGCACTTCCTTGGTGCTTCAGTTAGTTTCATTTTATATGGCAGTGTTGATTGAGCGAAGGAGTTATAAGCATGAAAATAAAACTTCTCACTATCTTTCTCAGTTCCTTATCTCATTTGTCACGATCTCACAACTTCAACGATTATTATACTTTCCCCACTACTGTGACATTCTCGGGAAGAGATGATCTTAAAACGAGTATTTTAAGGTTATACTGAAGGCCAAGCGGAATTAccgctccccccccccccccccaaaaaaaaaaggaaatgtgAAGCACGAACCCAAATAAACATTAAATAACGGTTTAACCCATAATCCATTTTTTGAACCAAACTTGGCATCAAATAAAATGAAAGGAATATCAACCGCGCACTCATTGGATATAATACtataatataaaagaaaaatagttACTCTAACCTAAATGGAAGGCTGCTGATGGGATTTATCATGTCATGGTTGTAAACTAAAGGGAAAAGGATATTAAAACAAATTGAAAACGTGGAAGAGAAATTATACAAAGAAATAACGATCCTGCGGCAGCTTGAGGAAGCAGCAGATAAGAGAGCATACGAAAAGGTATATCCAAAGAAGTCAAGAAACTTAAGCATTTCAGAGATCCAAATTATTTATCAAGTCACAAAATAAGTTTGGAAGTGAGGTGATCATATAAGCCCAAAAAAGGAGAGAATATGTATCGAACTGCTTTACCATATTCaatgaataatcactttgtttctCTAACTCGCGCAACACCTCCACTTTCAACTCAAACCATTCGTCAATCCAGGCAAAGCAATTACGATGACTTTCCAGGAAGAGAGCCCTTTCACCCTAAGAATAAAGATGCCAAAGGAAAATCAGAAAGAGGAAAAAGAGCAATATCATATTTAATTCCCAGTGAGTTCATGGTGATATAGATTATAACCACTGGAGCTTGAACATCATCTttaaaagttttggaaaaaaaatCCAACTATTTACAGAACAGACTCACTTGAACAATTAATTGTTCTCCGCGTTTGTTCAATTGAGTGATCATTTATACAAGGGCTGGGCCAACAACTTGAGTGTTCTTCACTAAACAACCATCAAATGCACTAGAAATAATTAGAGTTTGGAAACTAAGCACACTGCTCCTAGATGTCAACACATTCTTTAACCTCCCTCAATCTACCTCATCAATACAAAACTCAGTACTTAGAAATCAATTACATCAGTTTTGTAGAGGAAACAAGCTTTGGCAATGTCACTAGATAAACCACTTGCTATTGCAGTCAGGTGTTTCAGAGAACATAGGTATCCTCCTTTAACTGATATATGCCATGACATGGCTTTACGTGTCACCGGCTCATTATATCAGTCAATATTAGTGGGACGTGTTGCATATTTTATGAATATTTTGATGTTCAAGTTTTGAAAGAAGTATTGATACCCTCGAATCATTTTCAAGCAAACAAATATAAAGCAACAATTCCACAACTAAAAAATTTAATGAAATATCCGAAATTTATACCGCCATCAAAGCTTGTTCCAATCTGCTCCCAAAGCCCCAATATGGAGCATCTATAATCACCAGCTTGTAAGCTGTCATAACAGGATTACAGTGGTCCTGCCAATACCAAGAAACAGAAGAGTTAAAAGGACTCATCAAAGAGTGGAAGTTGCACTTCACTGTAGTGATTATTTTGCAACTGAATGCGGCACATGTTAATCCATAGCGACATATAAGAGGCCTTAAAAGTGTATCACAGATTATACAGTAGGCACCAGCTTCACAATAAGGCGTTTAATCTCAGCTGGACCAAAAGGATTTAAAGGTAAGAGAATTAGCAGAAATTTTAGGACATCCTTGTAAATATTTGCATTGGTATAATGTATCTTATGAAGCAGAAAACAACACGCATGCTAGCTAGctgtatacaacaacaacatactcagtattATCCCcactgtggggtctggggagggtagtgtgtacgcagaccttacccctaacttgtgaggatagagaggttgtttccaatagaccttcgactcaggaaagcataagcaccacattaatgaaaatatagacaagaaaggacagtaccaaaaaccatataaaagcagaataaacaAGATAGTaaagtgatcaacaatgaaagaaaacaaaggTTAGtaataaaaacctactaccaacagaaagcgagactgcgtgctaatactactgttatgaacactctagactacctactctactaccctaatcctcgacctccaaaccttcctatcaagggtcatgtcctcggtcagctgaagttgcgccatgtcttgcctaatcacctctctccacctcttctttggcctacctctacctctccgtatgCCCTCCattgtcaacctctcacacctcctcacaggagcgtctgtgctcctcctcctcacatgaccaaaccacctaagccgcgcttcccgaatcttgtcctcaataggggcaacacctaccttgtcgcgaataacctcatttctgatcatATCTAACCCggtgtgcccacacatccatcgcaacatcctcatctctgctaccttcatcttctggacatgagcgatcttgactggccaacactcagccccatacaacatcgttggtctgaccactactctgtagaacttacccttaagtttcggtggcaccttgttgtcacacaaaacaccggaaccgagtctccatttcatccatcccgccccaatacgatgtgtgacatcttcatcaatcttccCATCCCGCTAAATAATAGATCCAAGGTATTTAAAacttcctctcctagggatgatctgcgagtccagcctcacctccccttcccctccttgagtctcaccactgaacttacactccaaatattctgtcttggtcctgctcaacttgaaacctttagattccagggtctgcctctatacctctaattgcgcgttgACACCGTCTCgccaatcaatacaatatcatctgcaaatagcatgcaccacggcacctccccCTTAGATGTGGCGCGTGAAAATTTCAAGCTGGATGACAAAATCAAATAGAGAAGAACCGAAGTGAAGTAAAACTTTCTTGATTTCTCCCcctaaataaaaagaagaaagcaTAACCACAAACTTTTACCCCAACAATAATAGTTTTATCGTAGTTATGATCATTGTGGTCATTGCTTATCTATGTAATCCTACATACcttttggggtcatttggtttgTGGAAATGAGAGGAAAAAGGGGGTGGGGTTGGGTTGTTTGTAGTACCATATCATTCCAAATTCCCCCTTGCAGCTAACCCTCACAGCCCAGCCCAGGCCATTGGGTCATAAGACTTCATTAGATTATCAACTTATTCTGATTTTGAAAACAAAACTTCATCCCAAGATTTAATCCCCTTAATCCCACCGAAAAAAAAAGATACGAGTTACCTAACCTGATCCTAGGCAAAACTCAGTATTACTTCACTTACGAACTAAACGACGCTTGAGATGAAGGGAAAAAGATACTCATCTAAGTTCATAAATAATCTCTGCAATTAGATTTTCTATAGCTTATAATAACCATTCCTTCTATCATTTCCTCACATTTTCTTCGACTGAACTCTAATTGTCCCACAAGGACCCCTTACTCCCTTTTTTAAAGATATGTCGTATTTGTCCCATCTATACAAGTATAATAACTTTGAGATGGAAAGAAACCACCTAACGTTTTCCCTCTATTGAGATTCAGATCTCTGGTCTCTCCCCATCCAGATTCCAGATTCTTGACTAGGCTACTCCTTTGGATACCACAATGGCCTCTTAAATCTTAAAAGGACCAAAGTAAAATAGCTTCACGATCAAAATTTGATGGTGTTGCTGGAGTCTTCTATCATCAACTCATTAACCATAAAACATAGCATTTGTGCCGGTTACAAAAAGCAAAACCAAACCGGTttgcatctatatatatatatatatatatataactagtcTTTCTAGCGAATAGCAGTTCTGAATACAAGTTCATTGTATTACACTCTTCCTCAGTTAAAGACGATCAACCAACATGAAATATCTTAATTACAAAGTAACTGTTAGCAATGGCCTTCGCCTCCATACCAAAGTGCTTCCCTTGTCCTATATGGGAAAACAAATCTAAAGCAACTAAAGAAGCGAAGGCTAGAATCAGAATTCTATACCTAGTTGTTCATGCCGTTGGACCAGTTACGGGTTTTAAGGTGGCATTCATATTTTTTGAACTATGTAGTGTTAGACTCATAGCTTCAAAAATATATGCTCTATCTGActcgatgcaataataaataaataagcaAAAGTATGAAAGCCAAAAGAGTTAGCATAAGAAATCCAAGGCCTCTAATCTGTTTCCAAGCCACCTAAAAAACCTTCTAAAAGGAGGGTATGGGGGTTTATCATGCACTTCTACTGTAAAAAGGGACACACAAACCTGCCAGCCTTCCAAGAGTGGGCCACGACCGCTTCTTGCTGATCGAAAATTAGATAAATCGACATCGCTTCGTCCCACTATGTAACTCCAATAATCAGTGGCTGCCGATGCAATATCAATAACTTCCACCTGCCTAGCTGCCAGTTGTTCCTTGTTCAGGCCATGCACCTATTACATTATTATCTCAAGTCAATTCCATGATACCCACGAGAAAGATAGCACAACTCTCACGGTAGCTCTACAATCAAGTACACGGAACTTACATTTTCAGAACATCCATTGTCAGCTTTGTGGATTGTGTCAATGCTCATAAAGAATCTCGAAAAATATGGGGACTGCATAAAGAAATCAATCAACAATTTTAATTCTCCAAATTGTATCAGAGAGTTCCACAATGTATAGGGAGTTAGGGACTGCAGATGTCACAACAGTAGTTACCTTAACAACTGCATCGAATGGTGATACATTTCCGACAGAAACCAGTAAATAGGTTAGTACAAAAGCAGAAGAAAGGCTTGGATGCTAACCAAGAAGAACATTAAATTGCAAGTAAGAACATAAACCTGATCTACATTTAGGGTATGCATTCCAAGCTTCCTCTTGCATCACAAGGGCATCAGCTGGTGCAAATGTAGTCAACCAAGATGGTGCTTTGCTGCAATGACGAGGCGAATCGAGTCTCAGACTATAAGttttaactttttttaaaaaaaaaggtacTCAAAAAGCAGTCTTTATATGGCACCACAGGAACTTCTACAGCTACAGACTAGCGATTACCTAAATAACAGTTGAATCAATTGACAATTATCCTCACACGACTACTAATTAACTGGTTTCTTAAGCCAGATCAATTGTGTGCAAGGTACTTCACTCCTTTGACTCATAAATAATCATCATAAAGCTAATTACTTGTATTGATTAATGGCACACTGCTTATTCAATCAATTGGACACAAAATAGagcaactttcaaataaaattcattAAATAAGTTATGAACTCAAGTTACCTCTGCAAGTGGTAAACTTTTGAAGTGTATTGGCCCTCTCCAAATTCATCATCACTGAATGGTTTGTTTTGTAAAACCTCTACCCCTTCATCACCTGTAGTGCTTTGTTGTTGCATTTTCATGACCATGTACATTTGAGCTATCTGATACTGCAATGCAAATACTAAATTAATTATCCATCAAACACTCAAATAAGCATTCAGTTTATTTCTCAAAGTTTTTCACTTTAGCATACCTCTTCCAATGACAAGGGCATCACTATTCGACTTCAGAAAATCCCCAGTAACAAAAGAAGTTATTGGTCAAGGAAACACCAATAAAATGGAAAATCACAAAACAGCTAAATTTTAACACTTCAATCCAATCATGTAACTGCTTATTCCTATAATCAGCTCCAGCACTTAAAAAAGTGTTTTTCAGCCTTAAAAACTACTACTTTTATTCGGCTAaaccaaacgggctcttagtccACCATCTAGTGGGGTTCCCAAATTTAAATGTAAAGATTAAATAGTAGTTtctaaaattaaaatatataccaATCTTTTTGACATGTATTAAAAAGAAAGAGCACCAAACAAATTGGACCGAAAAGAGTACAAAAATAGTGTCCAATATCCTTTAGActaaaagaacaattctttaaACACTAACTAAAAAAGCAATAAACTGAAGCTCATAATAAAGATTATCCCTTTATCATCATTCAATGTCAATATCAATATGCAATATATCATCTAAGCATAGCATAATTTTAAACATGCGACCATAAAAAATGCTAAAATTTCATCGCTAAAGGATACAATTCTTTTATCTGAACCATTGTCGCAGAGTCAaggattgaaaaaaaaaatctccTTTGACCCAAACAAAGTGATTAAAACTTCAAGAAACTTGAAGAAGCTGAATCAATTGTTATAATTTGAGTGACCCAGTATGCCAAAACAAGTCAGCAGGCACTGGGCAGGGGAGAAGAGAAGAAATTAATATGAATCTTTATATCAGCCCACAACTCCTATAGAAGAAAAAATGAAGAGAGTAAACGaaaaagagaataataataataatttggaGAAAATGAGAAGTTGCAGAAGATGGTGTTGTTGTAAGCAGACGCGTAGAAGAATGTTCAAGAAAGGCAAGGTGCTGAGCAGACACGTTTGACTTGAGGCTGGCGGTCGTTTAAAACGACGTGTCGTGTGGTGCTTTGATAGTTTTACAACAAAAATAGCCAAATGGACAATGGCCGTCCTTTGATTTTCCCAATGAGATTTCATTTTGGTTATGATAGTCATTATTTGTATTACTGGATTACTAGTGAATTTGCAGTAAatacagaaaaaataaaaaaacaatatTTACAAATAAATATATACTGTGGGACATTCacagaaaataatttaaaagcaaatgtataaacaaaaaaaaaaaagtgaaaagacATCCCAAAAATAATTCCAAGTTAAAGCGTCACATACCTTTTTGTAGAATTTAAATAACAAAGTTCTTGAGGTAAAGTCCTCTCATGGGAAAGACATGTCAACAGTTAATTTAAAGAGAAAGCAAATATTGTTACATGAGTTCCCTATCCTTTCCTTACTATATAAAGGTCTTTCATTTCATTATAATACAAAATGTATTAGTGATTATATTTATATGTAAATATTATTCATAATTAAAGACTTATGATCTCTATACTATTTaattattatacatatattaaaaattgaaattgtgattattaATCATATATAATTTTGATAATGGTATTTATTATGACTATATTTAGCGACTTTTGGAAAAATTCACTAAAAAAGGTAAAGTAAAATGAAAAGAGAAGATAAAAACTCTTTTTTTGTAACTACTCTATTGTTAGAATTATACAACTGAATAAATGTTGATTCTTTTTAAGTAGTGTGTTTATCGATAGAGTTACAGACATACGacacaaaaatagaagaaaaaagagCTACAAGTATTCTAATAATCTAACTAATGATGAAGAAAACAACTATTGATAAATTTTATTATAACGGTTTTGTATGTTGTAGCCATGTAAAATTTATTGGATTCAAATTCAATAAataatttggattatattttaaatatactaGTCCAAATAAGTATTTTGGGctaatataattagattaattactTAAATCTAATAAATATTGACCGGGCTACAAATGATAAGCCCACTTCATTAGGCCCAATATGTCAtattcctagaggcccagtttggtgccacgtgtcaaatgacgtggcacgccaagtcaaacaaaagatccaataggatcgtgccacgtgtcaaaatggcAGGGCATGCCAAGCCAAATCAAAAAGTCAATGAAAccgcgccacgtgtgcaagtgacatgttttgGCCAATCAAATATGGCCATGTcatacttcaatttgattggtccgaaagagtttgttcttatcataactcttccctcccacaactataaataggggttttCATAATTCAAAAGGACACCacaagttataacaagaagcaagggagagctcgtggatcaaacgctgcagatttctctaaaagctacaagcattcaagtgttctaagAATTAAAAAATCAAGACGAAGATTCAAAAACAAACTAcaagcccttggattaaaaaatacgtcaagatcaagATTAGGCCTCAAGCCCTTGgattaaaataaaacaaaattcaagattaagctcaaaaactcttttatttactgttaaaaagtagaatcagaggattcatagagattgtatactcatattgtttgaaataaaatagtACGAttattgcaatatttttcggtcttgattatATTTTCTCTatgcaatttattgtctacaaattctggcatatctagtgggacaatctctacctctcatctcaatttttcaatcaccaaagtttaagaacatcgaaatggcttcaaagaaaatcaatcccagatcaacttccaccaagactgctaattccaggttctaCGCTGATGTAGAAAGCATCGTCAAtattacctttggaagctttggaccaaCTACAATGAGCAAGGTAATCTCTTTAGGACAACAAGAACTCTAAGTGTCGTCCGCATTAACCCCtattttcggatcttcatcctcaaaaggagcaagatcttccacaaacgcacccgaaggaggaagcgatgttgctgaaaatattaagaaaactcttgctctacttgacctctccggatccaagaactatgttgtgaaggaagatgatgatgcttcgAGTAATGGATTCTCTCCACTTACACCGCAGAACGTGAGCCAATCAAGGATCAATCTATGTGATAATCCATGCTACTCCCCATCATCCACAATAATCATGCAAGCAATGGTGACGAACGCTTCATCTATGGAagagcagttggcaaacttgacggaagcaatcaCTGGCTTGACCAAGtacatgcaaaatcaagatgatagaattgacaagctaacagacattgtgggaatcttgatggaaaaAGAATTCACCCATGCACCTGGTAAGCTCCCAGAGGTTCCAAAGAGTAAATCTCCCCCAAGACAAGTAGCATCCGCTAAGGCTATCCATGTCTTatctgaagggatgattccaatcaatcaactgaaggagttcattgaaggaacTATTAAAAACAAGT containing:
- the LOC104113651 gene encoding uncharacterized protein, which encodes MVQIKEFRIVMPLSLEEYQIAQMYMVMKMQQQSTTGDEGVEVLQNKPFSDDEFGEGQYTSKVYHLQSKAPSWLTTFAPADALVMQEEAWNAYPKCRSVVKSPYFSRFFMSIDTIHKADNGCSENVHGLNKEQLAARQVEVIDIASAATDYWSYIVGRSDVDLSNFRSARSGRGPLLEGWQDHCNPVMTAYKLVIIDAPYWGFGSRLEQALMAGERALFLESHRNCFAWIDEWFELKVEVLRELEKQSDYSLNMKLGRPCSAERSWMTQEESPLEGEKSVA